Genomic DNA from Leptospira venezuelensis:
TTAGAATATTGTTTAGCATATTCTCCTAATTTTTGATTGATCTCCGTTTGAAGGCAACTGTGTTGTCCAATTCTCTTTCCTACGTATTCTAAGACTGCAGACTTTTTGCAGTATTTTAAAACTCCAGCAGAAACTAGATCATCGTATAAAACTACATCTGCTTTTCTTAAAAGTTTTACTGCGCGAACTGTGAGAAGATCCGGATTTCCCGGACCAGCACCTACTAAATATACTTTTCCCGCGGATGAATTCATTTTCTTAACCCTGAGTTTTCGGGTCTTCCATCCCAATATAAACTGTTCCGTCCTCGATATGAACTGGATATGTTTTTACGGAATATTCTTCTCCACTGATGCAAGCACCGGTTCTAAGAGAGAAAGATTTTTTATGCATTGGACATGCAACCTTTGGTTCTCCTTGAGAGTCGCCAATCATTCCCCTCGCTAAAACCATGTCTCCCGTATGAGGACATTTGTTCTCACAAGCAAACCATTCGTTTCTTGAACTGAAATGAAAGATTGCAATTTGCTCTCCGTAAACTTTGGCGCAAACTCCACCATCATCCGGAAATTCGCTAACTGTACTAACAGGTATCCAAACAGGTTCTTTTGTAGTTGTATTCATTTTTGTCTCCTAGTTCGAAACCAATTCTTTTTTAGGCCAATCTACAGGACGTTTTTGTCCTCTTTCTTCGATGAATTTAATAGTTGGATCAGCATCTTCGCTGTTTACGAAATGTTTATATTTCTTTTGTTTTTCTGGATCATCTACTACGTCTTTCCATTCGCATACATAGGTCCCTACAAGATTGTCCATTTCTTCTTCTAAATCT
This window encodes:
- the nirD gene encoding nitrite reductase small subunit NirD — encoded protein: MNTTTKEPVWIPVSTVSEFPDDGGVCAKVYGEQIAIFHFSSRNEWFACENKCPHTGDMVLARGMIGDSQGEPKVACPMHKKSFSLRTGACISGEEYSVKTYPVHIEDGTVYIGMEDPKTQG